One window of Candidatus Hinthialibacter antarcticus genomic DNA carries:
- a CDS encoding HAD family hydrolase produces MLQALIFDCDGVLVDTERDGHRVAFNQAFQEKGLPIEWDAALYGELLRVGGGKERMRHFFDSQGWPGGVEDRDAFILEMHKLKTARFMQIIESGQLPLRPGVKRIVDEAIAAGVTLAVCSTSNEKAVNAVVDVMLGAERKAKFAGIFAGDMAKMKKPDPEIYHLAKTKLNLDPAKCMVIEDSRNGLLAAKAADMNCLVTKSCYTHEEDFSEADAVFNELGDSPNINVAIENIQELVR; encoded by the coding sequence ATGCTGCAAGCGTTAATTTTTGATTGCGACGGAGTGCTCGTCGATACCGAACGCGACGGTCATCGCGTTGCGTTTAATCAAGCGTTTCAAGAAAAAGGTTTGCCTATCGAGTGGGACGCCGCGTTATATGGCGAACTTTTGCGGGTTGGCGGCGGCAAAGAACGCATGCGCCATTTTTTTGATTCGCAGGGTTGGCCCGGCGGCGTCGAAGACCGTGACGCGTTTATTCTTGAGATGCACAAACTCAAGACCGCGCGTTTTATGCAAATCATCGAAAGCGGGCAATTGCCGTTGCGCCCCGGTGTGAAGCGCATCGTCGATGAAGCCATCGCGGCGGGCGTGACTCTGGCGGTGTGTTCGACCTCGAATGAGAAAGCGGTGAACGCCGTCGTCGACGTGATGCTTGGCGCTGAGCGAAAAGCCAAGTTTGCGGGAATTTTTGCTGGCGATATGGCAAAGATGAAAAAGCCGGATCCCGAAATTTATCATTTAGCCAAAACGAAATTGAATCTTGATCCCGCAAAATGCATGGTAATTGAAGACAGCCGCAACGGGTTGCTAGCCGCCAAAGCCGCTGACATGAATTGTCTCGTGACGAAGAGTTGCTATACCCATGAAGAAGATTTCAGCGAAGCCGATGCGGTATTTAATGAATTGGGCGATTCGCCGAATATCAACGTAGCGATTGAAAACATCCAAGAACTTGTTCGTTAA